One region of Solanum pennellii chromosome 6, SPENNV200 genomic DNA includes:
- the LOC107021226 gene encoding ubiquitin-conjugating enzyme E2 34-like, with translation MAEKACVKRLQKEYRALCKEPVSHVVARPSPNDILEWHYVLEGSEGTPFAGGLYYGKIKFPPEYPFKPPGISMVTPNGRFMTQKKICLSMSDFHPESWNPMWSVSSILTGLLSFMMDTSPTTGSVTTTVAEKQKLAKASLAFNCKNPTFRKLFPEYVEKYEEQQLLVHPDQEQVSSMPTQAEISSPLLDGLNSVEPHKDMENQQRKSLPTWLLLLLVSIFGVVMALPLLQL, from the exons ATGGCAGAAAAGGCATGTGTAAAGCGACTCCAAAAGGAATATAGAGCACTTTGTAAA GAACCTGTCTCCCATGTTGTGGCCCGCCCTTCTCCAAATGATATTCTTGAGTGGC ATTACGTTTTGGAGGGGAGTGAAGGAACACCCTTTGCAG GTGGATTATATTATGGTAAGATCAAGTTTCCTCCAGAATATCCATTTAAACCTCCTGGAATCAG CATGGTTACTCCCAATGGAAGGTTTATGACacaaaagaaaatttgtttATCTATGAGTGATT TTCATCCAGAGAGCTGGAACCCTATGTGGTCTGTGTCAAG CATACTCACTGGACTGCTCTCTTTTATG ATGGACACCAGCCCTACCACAGGCAGTGTAACAACAACAGTTGCTGAGAAACAGAAGCTTGCTAAGGCTTCTCTTGCTTTCAATTGTAAGAA CCCTACCTTTAGAAAATTGTTTCCAGAGTATGTGGAGAAGTATGAAGAGCAACAGCTCCTGGTGCATCCAGACCAGGAGCAGGTGTCATCCATGCCAACTCAAGCGGAAATTTCCTCACCCTTGTTGGATGGTTTGAATAGCGTAGAGCCCCATAAGGACATGGAGAACCAACAGAGGAAATCTTTGCCAACTTGGTTGTTGCTGTTGCTAGTATCAATATTTGGTGTTGTAATGGCTCTGCCGCTACTTCAGCTTTGA
- the LOC107022708 gene encoding RING-H2 finger protein ATL3-like codes for MADVLQNNGKLDDPSMIELTGKILVVAVIVLFLVLMLVFFLHLYSKWFWNQRRQADNHRNAATRQRRRRRRFDFSPGHEVHVTSVLNRGLDPVLLKTIPVVLFDPEEFKDGLECAVCLCDVSEGEMARLLPKCNHGFHVDCIDMWLQSHSTCPLCRNPVMLQEATVETILRTPIEEEVINFPTNVLFWGNENQVSTMGSNNLEEDLQDPNSPPPPVAAPSSSSSLDSTSDRPCVSLIIDIPRQINEVVEEEEDKSPMPTRLRSLKRLLSRDNRVNPSSPRINVDIEQRGR; via the coding sequence ATGGCGGATGTTTTGCAGAACAATGGTAAACTGGATGATCCAAGTATGATTGAGCTCACAGGGAAAATACTAGTGGTAGCAGTCATAGTTCTCTTTCTTGTATTGATGTTAGTCTTCTTTCTCCACCTTTACTCAAAATGGTTCTGGAATCAACGCCGGCAAGCGGACAACCACCGCAATGCTGCCACACGGCAGCGGCGGCGCCGGCGCCGTTTCGACTTTTCTCCAGGTCATGAAGTTCATGTTACATCTGTTCTCAACAGGGGGCTTGACCCTGTTCTTCTTAAAACAATTCCTGTAGTTTTATTCGATCCAGAAGAATTcaaagatggattggaatgtgCTGTTTGTCTTTGCGATGTCTCTGAAGGTGAAATGGCAAGACTTTTGCCTAAATGCAATCATGGATTTCATGTAGATTGCATTGATATGTGGCTTCAATCTCATTCTACTTGCCCTCTTTGTCGAAACCCAGTCATGTTACAAGAAGCAACAGTGGAAACCATACTTAGAACACCAATAGAAGAAGAGGTGATAAATTTCCCAACAAATGTGTTGTTTTGGGGAAATGAGAATCAAGTGAGCACAATGGGTTCTAATAATTTGGAGGAAGATTTGCAGGATCCTAATTCTCCTCCACCACCAGTAGCAGCACCATCATCGTCATCCTCGTTAGATTCTACGAGTGATAGACCGTGTGTTTCATTGATAATAGATATTCCAAGGCAGATTAACGAAGTagtagaagaggaagaagataaATCTCCAATGCCCACAAGACTGAGGTCTTTGAAAAGGCTCTTGAGTAGAGATAATAGGGTTAATCCTTCAAGTCCAAGAATTAATGTAGATATAGAACAACGAGGCAGATGA
- the LOC107021718 gene encoding O-fucosyltransferase 36-like, producing MMMERDPSNEEEDQENLIAQRQHGNSLSEFPERTAFQIDDEIANTRPSDPSCSKCCCFSTIIFAVFLIILRFSTSVNNVSKTGVMNNDSVNLMLESELRALSLLRQQQLGLFKLWNNTLIDNSLNATAANNSNFVSTSLFSSVLSEELKLDLISQISLNKQIQQALLSSHQLNNLLNASDNATDPSLDDYSGLHRCRKMDYKLSDRRTIEWKPRSDKYLFAICASGQMSNHLICLEKHMFFAALLNRIMIIPSSRVDYEFRRVLDIDHINKCLGRKVVVTFEEFAKSQKGHMHIDKFVCYFSQPQPCFLDDEHLKKLKSLGVSMNKLEAAWDEDIKNPKPRTVQDIMSKFSLDDAVIAIGDVFFANVEKKWVMQPGGPISHKCKTLVEPSRLILLTAQRFIQTFLGKNFIALHFRRHGFLKFCNAKKPSCFYPVPQAADCINRVVERATAPVIYLSTDAAESETGILQSLVVVNGKTVPLVRRPAQNSAEKWDALLYRHGLEGDRQVEAMLDKTICAISEVFIGSMGSTFTEDILRLRKAWGTSSLCDEYLCRGEVPNFIADDE from the exons ATGATGATGGAGAGAGATCCCTCCAACGAAGAAGAGGATCAAGAGAACCTGATCGCGCAGAGACAACACGGAAACAGCCTTTCCGAATTCCCGGAGCGTACGGCATTTCAAATTGACGACGAAATTGCGAATACTCGCCCCTCCGATCCCAGCTGCAGTAAGTGCTGCTGTTTCTCAACAATTATTTTTGCTGTCTTCTTAATCATCCTTCGCTTCAGCACCAGCGTTAATAACGTCTCTAAAACCGGCGTAATGAATAATGACTCCGTCAATCTTATGCTAGAGTCCGAATTGCGGGCTCTGTCTCTGCTTAGACAGCAACAATTAGGGCTCTTCAAGCTGTGGAACAACACACTGATTGATAATTCCTTGAATGCTACTGCCGCTAACAATAGTAATTTTGTTTCAACGTCCTTATTTTCTTCTGTGCTTTCTGAAGAATTGAAATTGGATTTGATCAGTCAGATTTCACTGAATAAGCAAATTCAGCAAGCACTCTTGTCGTctcatcaattaaataacttgtTAAATGCATCCGATAATGCTACCGATCCTAGTCTGGACGATTATAGTGGTTTGCATAGGTGTAGGAAGATGGATTATAAATTATCTGACAGGAGAACAATTGAGTGGAAACCGAGGTCGGATAAGTATCTGTTTGCAATATGTGCATCAGGACAGATGTCAAACCATTTAATTTGTTTGGAAAAGCATATGTTTTTTGCTGCTCTGCTTAACCGGATTATGATCATTCCTAGCTCACGAGTAGATTATGAATTTCGTCGAGTGTTAGATATTGATCATATCAACAAATGCTTGGGGAGGAAAGTGGTTGTAACTTTTGAGGAATTTGCAAAAAGTCAAAAGGGTCATATGCACATAGATAAGTTCGTTTGCTATTTCTCTCAACCACAGCCTTGTTTTCTGGATGACGAGCATCTTAAGAAGTTGAAGTCATTAGGGGTTTCCATGAATAAGCTCGAAGCTGCTTGGGATGAGGATATTAAGAACCCGAAGCCAAGGACTGTTCAAGACATTATGTCAAAGTTCTCTTTGGATGATGCTGTTATTGCTATTGGTGATGTATTTTTTGCCAATGTGGAAAAGAAATGGGTAATGCAACCTGGTGGCCCCATTTCGCACAAATGCAAGACACTCGTTGAACCAAGTCGTCTTATATTGCTCACTGCCCAACGTTTCATCCAAACTTTCTTGGGAAAGAACTTTATTGCTCTTCATTTCCGCAGACATGGTTTCTTAAAGTTCTG CAATGCCAAAAAACCTAGTTGCTTCTACCCTGTTCCTCAAGCTGCAGATTGTATTAATCGTGTGGTTGAAAGGGCCACTGCCCCAGTAATTTATCTTTCCACAGATGCTGCAGAAAGTGAAACTGGTATACTTCAATCACTAGTTGTTGTCAATGGCAAAACTGTGCCACTTGTTAGAAGGCCTGCTCAGAATTCAGCTGAGAAATGGGATGCTTTATTGTACAGACATGGCCTCGAAGGAGATCGGCAG GTGGAAGCAATGCTGGACAAGACCATTTGTGCTATATCTGAAGTCTTTATTGGATCAATGGGCTCTACTTTCACGGAAGATATCTTACGTCTTAGGAAGGCCTGGGGAACATCATCACTTTGTGATGAGTATTTATGCCGGGGTGAAGTTCCCAATTTCATTGCAGACGATGAATGA
- the LOC107023238 gene encoding uncharacterized protein LOC107023238 produces MKARLVVFPIRGRNWCFSRSIEASQSEAQSSSAPSTLKDLWKRISSKSSRDSPGANIEVVVDFASDKMNNAWTSLEKAPAGSIKNRIHGLGLTLLSRVKPSEIFLKSISKEVTRVDITYPSSLNGQLVRRRLRHIASRGSIIHKKYLYGSAALLPLSSFFMVLPLPNIPFFWVLFRTYSHWRALQGSENLLRLLTNSSHQQQSDKGTTDKSTNVKDDTQRTNNCISPPWVLLASEDLQKLIQSGESNDGLSESTISDICQRFNLNTVDVIKYKHSL; encoded by the exons ATGAAGGCTAGATTGGTAGTGTTTCCAATCAGGGGAAGGAATTGGTGTTTCAGTCGATCGATTGAAGCATCGCAATCTGAAGCTCAATCTTCTAGTGCTCCTTCTACATTGAAAGACCTCTGGAAGAGGATTTCCTCTAAATCTAGTCGTGATTCACCCGGCGCGAATATTGAAGTCGTCGTTGATTTCGCCTCTGATAag ATGAACAATGCTTGGACTAGTTTGGAAAAAGCGCCTGCAGGAAGTATAAAGAACAGAATTCACGG GCTGGGGTTAACGCTTCTTTCTCGTGTTAAGCCTTCGGAGatctttttgaaatccatttctAAGGAGGTAACACGTGTCGACATCACCTATCCCTCAAG TTTAAATGGACAGCTTGTTCGGCGGAGGCTACGTCATATCGCCTCGAG GGGATCTATCATCCACAAGAAGTACTTGTATGGCTCAGCTGCATTGCTTCCACTGTCATCATTTTTCATG GTGCTACCCTTGCCTAATATACCTTTCTTTTGGGTCTTATTTCGGACGTACTCTCACTGGAGAGCTCTTCAG GGAAGTGAAAATCTTCTTCGGTTACTAACAAACAGCTCCCATCAACAGCAGTCAGATAAGGGAACAACAGACAAGAGTACAAATGTAAAAGATGACACTCAGAGAACGAACAACTGCATTAGTCCACCATGG GTATTATTGGCATCAGAAGACCTTCAAAAGCTTATTCAATCTGGAGAATCTAATGATGGTTTAAGTGAGTCGACCATATCTGATATCTGCCAGCGATTTAACTTGAACACAGTTGATGTTATCAAATACAAGCACTCACTGTAG
- the LOC107023237 gene encoding 26S proteasome regulatory subunit 7 homolog A-like: MAPAAADIEDEIKDEKNPPPLDEDDIALLKTYGLGPYSTSIKKAEKEIKDMAKKINDLCGIKESDTGLAAPSQWDLVSDKQMMQEEQPLQVARCTKIISPNTEDAKYVINVKQIAKFVVGLGDKVSPTDIEEGMRVGVDRNKYQIQIPLPPKIDPSVTMMTVEEKPDVTYNDVGGCKEQIEKMREVVELPMLHPEKFVKLGIDPPKGVLCYGPPGTGKTLLARAVANRTDACFIRVIGSELVQKYVGEGARMVRELFQMARSKKACIVFFDEVDAIGGARFDDGVGGDNEVQRTMLEIVNQLDGFDARGNIKVLMATNRPDTLDPALLRPGRLDRKVEFGLPDLESRTQIFKIHTRTMNCERDIRFELLARLCPNSTGADIRSVCTEAGMYAIRARRKTVTEKDFLDAVNKVIKGYQKFSATPKYMVYN, encoded by the exons ATGGCACCTGCAGCCGCCGATATCGAAGATGAGATCAAGGACGAGAAGAACCCACCGCCACTTGATGAAGATGATATTGCTCTACTCAAAACTTAT GGTCTGGGACCTTATTCGACCAGCATAAAGAAAGCCGAAAAGGAAATCAAGGATATGGCCAAAAAGATAAATGATTTATGCG GTATTAAGGAGTCTGACACTGGGTTAGCTGCACCAAGTCAATGGGATCTGGTTTCTGATAAACAGATGATGCAGGAGGAGCAACCTCTTCAG GTTGCTAGGTGTACAAAGATAATTAGCCCCAACACTGAAGATGCAAAATACGTGATAAACGTCAAGCAAATTGCAAAG TTTGTTGTTGGATTAGGTGACAAAGTTTCACCAACTGATATAGAAGAAGGCATGCGAGTCGG gGTTGACCGGAATAAATATCAGATTCAAATTCCTTTGCCTCCCAAAATTGATCCTAGTGTTACCATGATGACTGTTGAGGAAAAGCCTGATGTGACATATAATGATGTTGGTGGATGCAAGGAACAGATTGAAAAGATGCGAGAG GTTGTTGAGTTGCCCATGCTTCACCCTGAAAAGTTTGTGAAACTTGGAATTGATCCCCCAAAGGGTGTTCTCTGCTATGGGCCTCCTGGTACTGGGAAAACACTGCTTGCTAGAGCAGTGGCAAATCGAACAGATGCATGCTTTATTCGTGTTATTGGCAGTGAGCTTGTTCAGAAATATGTTGGTGAGGGAGCTAGGATGGTTCGTGAACTGTTCCAG ATGGCGCGCTCTAAGAAGGCGTGCATTGTTTTTTTCGATGAAGTAGACGCCATTGGAGGTGCACGATTTGATGATGGTGTAGGTGGAGACAATGAGGTTCAGCGTACCATGCTTGAAATTGTGAACCAACTAGATGGATTTGATGCTCGGGGGAATATAAAGGTTCTCATGGCCACCAATAG GCCTGATACACTTGATCCAGCATTGCTACGTCCTGGACGTTTGGATCGCAAAGTTGAGTTTGGTCTACCTGATCTAGAGAGTAGGACCCAGATATTTAAGATTCATACACGGACAATGAATTGTGAGCGCGATATTCGATTTGAACTTTTGGCACGTCTCTGTCCAAACTCTACAG GAGCTGATATAAGAAGTGTGTGCACGGAGGCTGGAATGTATGCTATTCGAGCAAGGAGGAAAACTGTTACAGAGAAAGACTTTCTGGATGCCGTCAACAAGGTCATTAAGGGATATCAGAAATTCAGTGCAACACCGAAGTATATGGTCTACAATTAG
- the LOC107021812 gene encoding protein STRUBBELIG-RECEPTOR FAMILY 7-like isoform X2, which yields MYSSLNSPGQLTKWSSSEGGDPCGESWKGITCSGNRVTEIQISGLGLSGSMGYQLTSLTSVTNFDLSNNNLGNQIPYQLPPNVKRLNLAGNGFTGVLPYSVSQITSLQYLNVSHNQIQGELNDMFGSLSSLNTLDISFNSMTGKLPQSFKSLTSMKKIYLQNNQFTGNIDVLANLPLDDLNIENNQFTGGIPEKFKKIMQKSTSNTGSSEPATPANKSTQSHKSGGNGNPSSGGGKSDSGEKSGISGGGVAGIVISVSVVGAVAVICIIKKRRRKSSTDIEKLDVQPFVPESHEVQDTKLSQAPSIASMEAIETPTVVSLRPPPINTHKSIGGDEISETLIVPQKKTRTAERKVVQFSIEDVQIATDSFSIENLIGDGSIGSVYRAHFDSGKVLAVKKLYSSELRNPEDFLKMIPEISQLDHPNVTELIGYCSEDEQHLLVYEFHRNGSLHDFLHQMVEDNSQLTWDSRVQIALGTARALEYLHEACSPSLVHKNIKSENILLDADLNPHLSDSGLANLMADVDQGLNHNIESGYGAPEAAISGKCTTKSDVYSFGVVMLELCTGRKPFDSTRPRSEQSLVRWATPQLHDIDALEKMVDPSLSGLYSVKSLSRFADVIALCVQLEPEFRPPMSEVVQVLVRLVQRANMSKRLHNNDQD from the exons ATGTATAGCTCCCTAAATTCACCGGGGCAGCTTACGAAATGGAGCTCATCAGAAGGTGGTGATCCTTGTGGAGAATCCTGGAAAGGCATTACTTGCTCGGGCAATAGAGTAACTGAAAT CCAGATATCCGGTTTAGGACTATCCGGATCAATGGGATACCAACTAACGAGTTTAACATCTGTAACCAACTT TGACTTAAGCAACAATAATCTCGGAAACCAGATACCTTACCAGCTTCCTCCAAATGTAAAGAGACT TAACCTTGCTGGTAATGGTTTTACCGGTGTCCTACCTTATTCCGTTTCACAAATAACTTCCCTTCAATACTT AAATGTCAGtcataatcaaattcaaggagAACTAAATGACATGTTTGGATCACTTTCTTCTCTCAACACATT GGATATCTCTTTCAATTCAATGACCGGTAAACTTCCTCAAAGCTTTAAGTCACTGACTAGCATGAAGAAAAT CTACCTTCAGAACAACCAGTTCACTGGAAACATTGATGTCCTCGCCAATCTTCCTCTTGACGATCT GAATATTGAAAACAATCAGTTTACTGGTGGGATTCCTGAGAAGTTTAAAAAGATAATGCA AAAATCTACCAGTAACACAGGGAGTTCAGAGCCTGCAACCCCTGCGAATAAATCCACTCAAAGTCACAAATCAGGAGGCAATGGCAATCCTTCCAGCGGTGGAGGTAAAAGTGATAGTGGTGAGAAATCTGGTATTAGTGGTGGAGGCGTTGCAGGCATAGTGATATCAGTTTCAGTGGTTGGAGCAGTTGCAGTAATCTGTATTATCAAGAAAAGACGCAGGAAGTCGTCAACAGACATAGAAAAACTTGACGTTCAGCCATTTGTTCCTGAGTCACATGAAGTACAAG ATACGAAACTCAGTCAAGCTCCATCCATAGCAAGCATGGAAGCTATTGAAACTCCCACTGTAGTGTCTCTAAGACCTCCACCTATTAATACTCATAAATCCATTGGTGGAGATGAAATTTCAGAAACACTCATTGTTCCACAGAAGAAAACTCGTACAGCTGAAAGAAAAGTTGTGCAATTTTCAATTGAAGACGTACAGATTGCTACTGACAGCTTCAGTATAGAAAATCTTATTGGTGATGGATCTATTGGAAGTGTATATCGAGCTCACTTTGACAGTGGCAAA GTTCTCGCTGTCAAGAAACTTTATTCATCTGAGCTCCGGAATCCTGAAGATTTTCTAAAGATGATTCCTGAAATATCCCAGCTGGATCATCCAAATGTAACAGAACTAATTGGTTATTGCTCAGAAGATGAGCAGCACCTGCTGGTTTATGAATTCCACAGAAATGGTTCTCTGCATGATTTTCTGCATCAGATGGTTGAAGACAACTCGCAACTAACATGGGATAGCAGAGTTCAGATTGCACTTGGCACAGCAAGAGCACTAGA GTATCTACATGAAGCTTGTTCTCCATCTCTagttcataaaaatataaaatctgaaaatatttTACTTGATGCTGATCTCAATCCTCATCTATCAGACAGTGGGTTAGCAAACCTTATGGCTGATGTAGATCAG GGATTGAACCATAATATAGAGTCTGGATATGGCGCACCGGAGGCTGCTATATCTGGAAAGTGTACTACCAAGAGTGATGTATACAGCTTTGGAGTTGTTATGTTGGAACTTTGTACTGGTCGAAAACCTTTCGATAG CACAAGACCAAGATCTGAACAGTCTTTAGTTAGATGGGCAACCCCTCAGCTTCATGATATTGATGCCCTGGAAAAGATGGTTGATCCATCTCTCTCTGGATTATATTCTGTCAAATCTCTTTCCCGGTTTGCTGATGTTATTGCTCTCTGTGTTCAG CTTGAGCCTGAGTTCCGGCCACCTATGTCTGAAGTGGTTCAAGTATTAGTCCGGCTAGTGCAACGAGCAAATATGAGCAAGAGGTTACACAATAATGATCAGGACTGA
- the LOC107021812 gene encoding protein STRUBBELIG-RECEPTOR FAMILY 7-like isoform X1 — protein sequence MLYYYLIKSALKYWVQLNAIRRRRRWGRMSLVVKVALLFFIFNSCSFINADTDPSDGSALRVMYSSLNSPGQLTKWSSSEGGDPCGESWKGITCSGNRVTEIQISGLGLSGSMGYQLTSLTSVTNFDLSNNNLGNQIPYQLPPNVKRLNLAGNGFTGVLPYSVSQITSLQYLNVSHNQIQGELNDMFGSLSSLNTLDISFNSMTGKLPQSFKSLTSMKKIYLQNNQFTGNIDVLANLPLDDLNIENNQFTGGIPEKFKKIMQKSTSNTGSSEPATPANKSTQSHKSGGNGNPSSGGGKSDSGEKSGISGGGVAGIVISVSVVGAVAVICIIKKRRRKSSTDIEKLDVQPFVPESHEVQDTKLSQAPSIASMEAIETPTVVSLRPPPINTHKSIGGDEISETLIVPQKKTRTAERKVVQFSIEDVQIATDSFSIENLIGDGSIGSVYRAHFDSGKVLAVKKLYSSELRNPEDFLKMIPEISQLDHPNVTELIGYCSEDEQHLLVYEFHRNGSLHDFLHQMVEDNSQLTWDSRVQIALGTARALEYLHEACSPSLVHKNIKSENILLDADLNPHLSDSGLANLMADVDQGLNHNIESGYGAPEAAISGKCTTKSDVYSFGVVMLELCTGRKPFDSTRPRSEQSLVRWATPQLHDIDALEKMVDPSLSGLYSVKSLSRFADVIALCVQLEPEFRPPMSEVVQVLVRLVQRANMSKRLHNNDQD from the exons ATGCTATATTACTATTTGATAAAATCCGCATTAAAATATTGGGTTCAGTTGAACGCGATTAGGAGGAGGAGAAGGTGGGGCAGGATGAGCTTGGTGGTAAAGGTGGCCCTactcttcttcatttttaataGCTGTAGCTTCATCAATGCAGACACAGATCCATCCGACG GTTCTGCCCTGAGAGTGATGTATAGCTCCCTAAATTCACCGGGGCAGCTTACGAAATGGAGCTCATCAGAAGGTGGTGATCCTTGTGGAGAATCCTGGAAAGGCATTACTTGCTCGGGCAATAGAGTAACTGAAAT CCAGATATCCGGTTTAGGACTATCCGGATCAATGGGATACCAACTAACGAGTTTAACATCTGTAACCAACTT TGACTTAAGCAACAATAATCTCGGAAACCAGATACCTTACCAGCTTCCTCCAAATGTAAAGAGACT TAACCTTGCTGGTAATGGTTTTACCGGTGTCCTACCTTATTCCGTTTCACAAATAACTTCCCTTCAATACTT AAATGTCAGtcataatcaaattcaaggagAACTAAATGACATGTTTGGATCACTTTCTTCTCTCAACACATT GGATATCTCTTTCAATTCAATGACCGGTAAACTTCCTCAAAGCTTTAAGTCACTGACTAGCATGAAGAAAAT CTACCTTCAGAACAACCAGTTCACTGGAAACATTGATGTCCTCGCCAATCTTCCTCTTGACGATCT GAATATTGAAAACAATCAGTTTACTGGTGGGATTCCTGAGAAGTTTAAAAAGATAATGCA AAAATCTACCAGTAACACAGGGAGTTCAGAGCCTGCAACCCCTGCGAATAAATCCACTCAAAGTCACAAATCAGGAGGCAATGGCAATCCTTCCAGCGGTGGAGGTAAAAGTGATAGTGGTGAGAAATCTGGTATTAGTGGTGGAGGCGTTGCAGGCATAGTGATATCAGTTTCAGTGGTTGGAGCAGTTGCAGTAATCTGTATTATCAAGAAAAGACGCAGGAAGTCGTCAACAGACATAGAAAAACTTGACGTTCAGCCATTTGTTCCTGAGTCACATGAAGTACAAG ATACGAAACTCAGTCAAGCTCCATCCATAGCAAGCATGGAAGCTATTGAAACTCCCACTGTAGTGTCTCTAAGACCTCCACCTATTAATACTCATAAATCCATTGGTGGAGATGAAATTTCAGAAACACTCATTGTTCCACAGAAGAAAACTCGTACAGCTGAAAGAAAAGTTGTGCAATTTTCAATTGAAGACGTACAGATTGCTACTGACAGCTTCAGTATAGAAAATCTTATTGGTGATGGATCTATTGGAAGTGTATATCGAGCTCACTTTGACAGTGGCAAA GTTCTCGCTGTCAAGAAACTTTATTCATCTGAGCTCCGGAATCCTGAAGATTTTCTAAAGATGATTCCTGAAATATCCCAGCTGGATCATCCAAATGTAACAGAACTAATTGGTTATTGCTCAGAAGATGAGCAGCACCTGCTGGTTTATGAATTCCACAGAAATGGTTCTCTGCATGATTTTCTGCATCAGATGGTTGAAGACAACTCGCAACTAACATGGGATAGCAGAGTTCAGATTGCACTTGGCACAGCAAGAGCACTAGA GTATCTACATGAAGCTTGTTCTCCATCTCTagttcataaaaatataaaatctgaaaatatttTACTTGATGCTGATCTCAATCCTCATCTATCAGACAGTGGGTTAGCAAACCTTATGGCTGATGTAGATCAG GGATTGAACCATAATATAGAGTCTGGATATGGCGCACCGGAGGCTGCTATATCTGGAAAGTGTACTACCAAGAGTGATGTATACAGCTTTGGAGTTGTTATGTTGGAACTTTGTACTGGTCGAAAACCTTTCGATAG CACAAGACCAAGATCTGAACAGTCTTTAGTTAGATGGGCAACCCCTCAGCTTCATGATATTGATGCCCTGGAAAAGATGGTTGATCCATCTCTCTCTGGATTATATTCTGTCAAATCTCTTTCCCGGTTTGCTGATGTTATTGCTCTCTGTGTTCAG CTTGAGCCTGAGTTCCGGCCACCTATGTCTGAAGTGGTTCAAGTATTAGTCCGGCTAGTGCAACGAGCAAATATGAGCAAGAGGTTACACAATAATGATCAGGACTGA